From the genome of Ectobacillus sp. JY-23, one region includes:
- a CDS encoding DUF4430 domain-containing protein has product MKKFVKVLLVMCMIFSIFSISTPSLAAPSGNPKGYITMSADVNTLGAGFLYEPVKVPFYTGETYADVTDRFLGSSNYRSSGQQEMFYLSRIKLNRSLSIQVPQILQNEMGMTNADIINVGVNEQGHLGEFDYSSMSGWMYSVNNEFSNVGVGAKTPKDGDVCRWQFTLTGFGADLGQDNSAWGGSPALYVGADRSNLLTQVAQINSAANKAELLAKPGVLTAYNNANAALTNLTATQEQINNTSTALTTTLNTAIPASSIDISTQLNASLASILAAAPSPGFGTLNGEWTVLSLSRSGYSVPKNYFSDYYNRVVTHVQSVGGILSTSQYTEYSRLTLALSAIGKSSTNVGGYNLLENLANYEKTISQGINGAIFALIALDTNNYEIPIIADTAKQATRQKYIDFILSKEVKKDTPQAGGFTLYGSTPDPDITGMVLQALAPYKSQPKVETTIDRAVKALSTIQKDTGGFTAFGSTSSESIAQVIVGLTALGIDPATDSRFVKSGGNLVSALLTFYVEGGGFKHIATGNRDGMATDQGTYALIAYDRFVKGKNSLYNMTDAFKSVEEPGTDPGGEPKPIDAQVTIDAPDQVVAKAGNVFNAIIKTDAFPVGDYKLMDGVINIPDELSIEDISISERMQGGSLAWNYNASDKKLRFVYTNSDLKNISLSGEKFPAELLTLQLKVKNDIDTKITPNTEISVGGISLKKASNLSALVFDSSKAVKTVKFSNVAISIRKLFEGDGIDLIPANKKAIAFTIGGIKSGTKVKYKNADLIYSSEMTAKRGVDTYVLMTNVSEADSNLLNSSNYSFLTDATKTITFGDIDANGIINAQDALNVISAWLRKVDVSEDEKILRMNVTSDSRINTFDALAIMENYVSQSELAIIGK; this is encoded by the coding sequence ATGAAGAAATTTGTAAAAGTGCTTCTTGTCATGTGTATGATTTTTTCAATTTTTTCTATCTCAACCCCTTCATTAGCGGCACCTTCTGGAAACCCTAAAGGTTATATAACGATGTCAGCTGATGTAAATACGCTGGGAGCAGGTTTTCTATATGAACCCGTAAAGGTTCCTTTTTATACTGGGGAAACTTATGCCGATGTGACGGACAGGTTTTTGGGTTCATCTAACTATCGTAGTTCTGGTCAACAAGAAATGTTTTATTTGTCTAGGATTAAACTAAACCGCTCTTTGAGTATCCAAGTTCCACAGATATTGCAGAACGAAATGGGCATGACAAACGCAGACATTATCAATGTGGGAGTAAATGAACAAGGGCACCTTGGAGAATTTGATTATAGTTCTATGTCTGGTTGGATGTATTCGGTAAACAACGAATTTTCAAATGTAGGAGTTGGAGCTAAAACACCTAAAGATGGTGATGTATGCAGATGGCAATTTACGCTCACAGGTTTTGGTGCTGACTTAGGTCAGGATAATTCAGCATGGGGGGGATCACCAGCACTTTATGTAGGGGCTGATCGCAGTAATCTCCTGACCCAGGTTGCACAAATAAACAGTGCTGCCAACAAGGCAGAGCTTTTAGCCAAGCCCGGCGTTCTTACAGCCTATAACAATGCTAATGCAGCACTAACAAATCTAACGGCTACACAAGAACAAATTAATAATACATCGACTGCCTTAACTACTACATTGAATACTGCAATACCGGCAAGCAGTATTGATATTAGTACGCAACTGAACGCAAGCTTAGCATCTATATTGGCCGCTGCTCCTTCACCAGGTTTTGGTACACTTAATGGTGAATGGACAGTTCTTTCGTTATCTAGATCCGGATACTCTGTTCCTAAAAATTATTTTTCTGATTACTATAACCGTGTAGTTACACATGTGCAATCTGTAGGAGGAATACTTTCTACTTCTCAGTATACAGAGTACTCTAGATTAACACTTGCATTAAGTGCGATTGGAAAATCAAGTACAAATGTAGGCGGGTATAACCTTTTAGAGAATCTGGCAAATTATGAAAAAACAATAAGTCAAGGTATAAATGGTGCCATCTTTGCATTAATTGCACTTGATACAAATAACTATGAAATTCCTATTATAGCAGATACCGCTAAACAGGCTACCCGTCAAAAATATATTGACTTTATCTTATCGAAAGAAGTGAAAAAAGACACTCCACAAGCAGGTGGTTTTACTTTATACGGCTCGACGCCTGACCCTGATATTACAGGCATGGTACTTCAAGCACTTGCACCATATAAATCACAACCAAAAGTTGAAACTACAATTGATAGAGCAGTTAAAGCACTTTCAACCATCCAAAAAGACACTGGAGGTTTTACCGCTTTCGGTTCAACTTCCAGTGAAAGTATTGCTCAAGTAATTGTTGGGCTTACAGCCCTTGGTATTGATCCGGCGACTGACAGCCGTTTTGTAAAAAGCGGTGGTAATTTAGTTTCCGCATTGCTCACTTTTTACGTTGAGGGCGGCGGCTTTAAGCATATTGCGACAGGAAATAGAGATGGAATGGCTACAGATCAAGGGACTTATGCATTGATTGCATATGACCGATTTGTCAAAGGAAAAAACAGTCTCTATAATATGACAGATGCATTTAAAAGTGTGGAAGAACCTGGAACGGACCCTGGTGGAGAACCAAAACCGATTGATGCACAAGTTACAATTGATGCCCCAGACCAAGTAGTTGCCAAAGCTGGAAATGTATTCAACGCAATTATTAAAACAGATGCATTTCCTGTCGGAGACTACAAACTGATGGATGGCGTTATTAATATCCCTGACGAACTAAGCATTGAAGATATATCAATTTCAGAGCGTATGCAGGGCGGTTCACTTGCTTGGAATTATAATGCTTCTGATAAGAAACTTAGATTTGTATATACTAACTCGGATTTAAAAAATATCAGTTTATCAGGAGAGAAATTCCCCGCTGAATTATTGACTCTTCAATTAAAAGTAAAGAATGACATTGATACGAAAATTACGCCGAATACTGAAATCTCCGTTGGCGGGATCAGTTTAAAGAAAGCCTCTAACCTCTCGGCTTTAGTTTTTGATAGCTCAAAAGCAGTGAAAACCGTTAAGTTTTCAAATGTTGCTATTAGCATTAGAAAGCTGTTTGAAGGCGATGGGATTGATTTGATTCCGGCAAACAAGAAGGCTATTGCTTTTACAATTGGCGGTATCAAAAGCGGAACAAAAGTTAAATACAAAAACGCAGATTTAATTTATTCGAGCGAAATGACAGCAAAACGTGGCGTGGATACCTACGTATTAATGACTAATGTTAGTGAAGCTGATTCAAACTTACTAAATAGTTCCAACTATAGCTTTTTAACAGATGCAACAAAGACTATTACATTTGGTGATATTGATGCCAATGGCATCATTAATGCGCAAGATGCTTTGAATGTTATCTCTGCTTGGCTTAGAAAGGTAGATGTGAGTGAAGATGAAAAAATTCTTCGTATGAACGTAACGTCTGATTCAAGAATTAATACCTTTGATGCACTTGCTATTATGGAGAATTATGTTTCCCAAAGTGAACTTGCAATCATAGGAAAATAA
- a CDS encoding cohesin domain-containing protein, translated as MSIFKRVRNSEFLKKKSTRIVGIILMVLLILSSIFIYFNNKNVFRELFAPSITLVSPAPIKPSNRNEITVDVMVSDLPDNIYPAASLSINFDKNKLDFIGVKQGTMMTLGDSTAQKKVYNIPIWKSDPAVSNKSGQINTMYLDMTGGKYAYTKEGFNKKEKNILLRLTFKLRDSVVSGEVYDLIIRDAIIATADNDIKKTSLASNNNTLKTYPAKIVVK; from the coding sequence GTGAGTATTTTTAAAAGAGTCCGAAACAGCGAATTTTTAAAAAAGAAATCGACGCGTATTGTAGGCATCATTCTTATGGTGCTACTTATTCTATCTAGTATTTTTATATACTTCAACAATAAAAATGTTTTTAGAGAGCTTTTTGCACCATCTATTACTTTAGTTTCTCCCGCACCGATCAAGCCTTCAAATAGAAATGAAATCACTGTAGATGTCATGGTGTCGGATCTTCCAGATAACATCTATCCCGCTGCTAGTCTTTCTATTAATTTTGATAAAAACAAGTTGGACTTCATTGGGGTAAAACAAGGAACGATGATGACCTTGGGCGACTCGACAGCTCAAAAGAAGGTATATAACATTCCTATTTGGAAAAGTGATCCGGCAGTATCAAATAAAAGTGGTCAGATTAATACAATGTATCTTGATATGACAGGTGGAAAGTATGCTTATACCAAAGAAGGTTTTAATAAAAAAGAAAAAAATATCTTGTTACGCTTAACTTTTAAACTAAGAGATAGCGTAGTGAGTGGTGAAGTTTACGATTTAATCATTCGTGATGCTATTATAGCTACAGCAGATAATGATATAAAGAAAACCAGCTTGGCTTCCAATAATAACACACTAAAAACATATCCGGCTAAAATTGTTGTGAAATAA
- a CDS encoding DUF4430 domain-containing protein has product MNENLRYFLKHNLSRWYVILLIVLMISLLSGCFEKGTVQRTNQIPSDGGISHKVFKNIKATKDIGIFNGNSNGITYQWMFLGSGIDKPKDENLLVTFSNAKTTEIKKQLGTEYVQEFSFSSNGVVSGKPSLSIYLNTPWNANSAEVYQYDEADGTAKLVSEATLENSPNGTITFIPKKYKGLFYIVGVSKKNSVEATNNQTATNNEAASTAESSQENQASSAKQDDYLSKEKKPAEKAKENGSKSSTSNSNQQDKYLTNPIPEGKPKPTEPENTTVNKGKKYTATLSIRSDTILKNMDKFNKDKLSVLPKDGVIMKTRRVQFYEGESVFDVLKRETMASKIHMEMEFYPIYNSAYIEGINNIYEFDCGELSGWMYKVNGWFPNYGSSRYKLKNGDVIEWVYTCDLGRDVGGYVEGVKNQ; this is encoded by the coding sequence TTGAATGAAAACTTGAGGTATTTCCTAAAGCATAACTTATCTAGATGGTATGTCATCCTCTTAATTGTTCTGATGATATCATTATTAAGTGGTTGTTTTGAGAAGGGTACTGTCCAAAGGACCAATCAAATTCCAAGTGATGGTGGTATTTCTCATAAGGTTTTTAAAAATATAAAAGCCACAAAGGATATTGGGATTTTTAACGGAAATAGCAATGGAATTACATACCAATGGATGTTCTTAGGAAGTGGGATTGATAAACCTAAAGATGAAAACCTTCTTGTTACATTTTCTAATGCTAAGACTACGGAAATAAAAAAACAATTAGGAACAGAATATGTGCAAGAGTTCAGCTTCTCTTCTAATGGAGTAGTGTCTGGCAAACCTTCATTATCTATATACTTGAATACCCCTTGGAATGCAAATTCAGCTGAAGTATATCAATATGATGAAGCAGATGGTACAGCTAAATTGGTTTCGGAAGCAACACTTGAGAATTCTCCTAATGGAACCATCACTTTCATTCCAAAGAAATATAAAGGATTATTCTATATCGTTGGAGTTAGTAAGAAAAACAGCGTCGAAGCAACAAACAACCAAACGGCAACGAATAATGAAGCAGCATCAACCGCTGAATCCAGTCAGGAAAACCAAGCTAGTAGTGCAAAACAAGATGATTATTTATCAAAAGAAAAAAAACCAGCTGAAAAGGCAAAAGAAAATGGTTCTAAATCTAGTACTTCAAATTCAAATCAACAAGATAAATATTTAACAAATCCAATTCCTGAAGGCAAACCTAAACCTACAGAGCCAGAAAATACAACGGTTAATAAAGGTAAGAAGTATACTGCTACTTTATCTATTCGTAGCGACACCATTCTAAAAAATATGGACAAGTTTAATAAAGACAAGTTATCCGTTCTTCCGAAAGATGGCGTAATCATGAAAACCAGAAGAGTTCAATTTTATGAGGGAGAAAGTGTCTTTGATGTGTTAAAGCGCGAAACGATGGCCTCAAAGATACATATGGAAATGGAATTTTATCCAATTTATAATAGTGCTTATATTGAAGGTATCAACAATATCTATGAATTTGATTGCGGCGAACTTTCCGGATGGATGTATAAAGTCAACGGGTGGTTTCCTAATTATGGTAGTAGTCGTTACAAGCTCAAGAATGGAGATGTTATTGAATGGGTGTATACCTGCGATTTGGGTCGGGACGTTGGTGGGTATGTTGAGGGAGTGAAAAATCAATGA
- a CDS encoding energy-coupling factor transporter transmembrane component T, with amino-acid sequence MMKDAFSTCHPFVNFSYFTLVIVFSMFFLHPVLLPISLCVAVTYSIYLNGVKALKFNVFAMIPTMLLAAAINPMFSHAGMTILYYLDNGNPITLESIFYGIAVGCMFITVIIWFSCYNKVMTSDRFIYLFGRLIPALSLILSMVLRFVPKFKSQIKEISNAQKCIGRNVSDGSIFVRARTGLTIMSILITWALENAIETADSMKSRGYGLKGRTAFSIFQIDKRDKCLLFIFLLCTAVILLGVYQGITTIKFFPAILIKPYSIFHLIVYIAYTILLSIPMILNIMEDIKWKSIKSIT; translated from the coding sequence ATGATGAAAGACGCTTTTTCTACCTGTCATCCATTTGTAAACTTTTCTTATTTTACTCTAGTGATTGTGTTTTCTATGTTTTTTTTACACCCAGTGCTTTTGCCAATCTCTTTATGTGTGGCAGTTACCTATTCAATTTATCTAAATGGAGTAAAAGCATTGAAATTTAATGTGTTCGCTATGATTCCTACCATGTTGCTTGCCGCTGCTATTAATCCCATGTTTAGCCATGCAGGTATGACAATTCTTTATTATCTCGATAACGGTAACCCGATTACCCTAGAATCTATCTTCTACGGAATCGCTGTGGGATGTATGTTCATTACTGTGATTATTTGGTTTTCTTGTTATAACAAGGTAATGACCTCTGATAGGTTCATTTATCTTTTCGGGAGATTGATTCCAGCGTTATCACTTATTTTATCAATGGTTTTACGATTTGTGCCGAAATTTAAATCTCAAATTAAAGAAATCTCCAATGCACAAAAATGCATTGGAAGGAATGTATCTGATGGAAGTATTTTTGTGAGAGCACGAACTGGTTTAACCATTATGTCCATTCTTATTACTTGGGCTCTAGAAAATGCCATTGAAACCGCTGATTCAATGAAATCGAGAGGCTATGGCTTAAAAGGAAGAACTGCTTTTTCCATTTTCCAGATCGATAAGAGAGATAAGTGCCTGTTGTTCATTTTTCTTTTATGTACTGCTGTAATTCTTCTGGGAGTATATCAAGGAATTACAACAATTAAGTTCTTTCCGGCCATTTTAATCAAGCCATACTCGATATTCCATTTGATTGTTTATATTGCATATACAATCTTATTGTCTATACCCATGATTTTGAACATAATGGAGGATATAAAATGGAAATCTATAAAATCAATCACTTAA
- a CDS encoding ABC transporter ATP-binding protein, whose product MEIYKINHLSFAYPEKEGQALQDVTIQINQGDFTVVCGKSGCGKSTLLRHLKTVLTPHGERKGEILYMRQPINAVSNRIQAEQIGFVSQNPDNQIVTDKVWHELAFGLESLGVDSQTIRLRVAEIASFFGIQNWFAKDVTELSGGQKQLLNLASIMAMHPRVLILDEPTAQLDPIAASDFLAAINKINKELGVTVILTEHRLEEVFPMADKVIVMEDGQVLVHDTPINVGLMLKETKHKLIKILPSAMQIFACLNSSDSSPITVRDGRNFLNSFLGDRKIQELSYQVNRPQSTEETIIELRNLYFRYERNGTDILKGLSLNVPKGRLYTLLGGNGTGKSTLLSVITGINKVYRGQVFLSGKPIGKFSNKELFHQNIAMLPQNPQSIFVKKTVELDLLDILEGRKLSKDEMKQKVNTIADQLEITHLLSSHPYDLSGGEQQRAALAKVLLLEPQILLLDEPTKGLDCCFKDKLASILKRLLDNKVTILMVSHDIEFCAKYADICALCFNGSIISEGDPRTFFSGNSFYTTAANRISRLRITNAITNEDVIECCQQVTQQS is encoded by the coding sequence ATGGAAATCTATAAAATCAATCACTTAAGCTTTGCCTATCCTGAAAAAGAAGGCCAGGCACTCCAAGATGTTACCATTCAGATCAATCAAGGTGATTTTACAGTTGTCTGTGGAAAATCAGGTTGTGGAAAATCAACCTTACTCCGACACCTGAAAACTGTTTTAACCCCTCATGGAGAACGTAAAGGGGAAATTTTATATATGAGACAGCCAATAAATGCAGTATCTAATCGAATACAAGCAGAACAGATAGGGTTTGTTTCACAAAACCCGGACAATCAGATTGTAACTGATAAAGTATGGCATGAATTAGCATTTGGATTAGAAAGTCTAGGTGTTGATAGTCAAACAATCCGCCTTCGAGTTGCTGAAATTGCTAGCTTTTTTGGTATTCAGAACTGGTTTGCAAAAGATGTAACTGAGCTTTCTGGTGGACAAAAACAATTGCTGAATTTAGCTTCTATCATGGCAATGCATCCTCGCGTACTAATATTGGATGAACCAACCGCACAGCTAGATCCAATTGCAGCATCTGATTTTTTGGCAGCAATTAATAAAATTAATAAAGAACTAGGTGTTACAGTTATCTTGACTGAGCACCGTTTAGAAGAGGTATTCCCAATGGCTGATAAAGTCATTGTAATGGAAGATGGCCAGGTCCTTGTTCATGATACGCCAATTAATGTCGGACTTATGCTAAAAGAAACAAAACATAAATTAATAAAAATCCTTCCAAGTGCTATGCAAATATTTGCTTGTTTAAATAGTTCAGATTCTTCTCCAATCACAGTTCGAGACGGAAGAAACTTTTTGAACAGTTTTTTGGGTGACAGAAAAATTCAAGAACTATCGTACCAAGTGAATCGTCCTCAGTCTACTGAGGAAACAATCATTGAACTGCGTAATCTTTACTTCAGATATGAAAGGAACGGGACAGATATTTTAAAAGGGCTCTCACTGAATGTTCCTAAGGGAAGATTATATACACTGTTGGGTGGAAATGGTACAGGAAAATCGACCCTGTTATCTGTTATTACTGGTATTAATAAAGTGTACAGAGGCCAGGTATTCCTCTCTGGAAAACCAATCGGGAAATTTAGTAATAAAGAATTATTTCATCAAAATATCGCGATGCTACCGCAAAATCCGCAGTCGATTTTTGTGAAAAAAACAGTCGAATTGGATTTATTGGATATATTAGAAGGCAGGAAGTTAAGCAAGGATGAGATGAAACAAAAAGTGAATACTATTGCTGATCAGCTGGAAATTACACATTTGTTATCTTCACATCCTTATGATTTGAGCGGTGGTGAACAACAGCGAGCGGCATTGGCAAAAGTGTTGTTGCTAGAACCTCAAATACTCCTATTAGATGAGCCTACGAAAGGACTCGATTGTTGCTTTAAGGATAAGTTAGCGAGTATTTTAAAGCGGTTGCTAGATAACAAGGTTACTATTCTTATGGTTTCCCATGATATTGAATTTTGTGCAAAGTATGCAGATATCTGCGCACTTTGTTTTAACGGAAGTATTATTTCTGAAGGGGATCCAAGAACTTTCTTTAGTGGGAACAGTTTTTACACAACTGCCGCCAATCGTATATCGCGACTTCGAATTACAAATGCAATAACTAATGAGGATGTGATTGAATGTTGTCAACAAGTCACTCAGCAAAGTTAA
- a CDS encoding ECF transporter S component, whose protein sequence is MLSTSHSAKLNKRTIVASFLILIVIPLTIAAGIYLLNDRKYYLISLLIITYSMLPFAMVFENRKPQARELIVIAVLCAIAVAGRAAFFMIPQFKPVVAVVIIAGVTLGAESGFLVGVMTGFVSNFFFGQGPWTPWQMFCFGIIGFLAGVLFKKGVLSKKKVALCLFGGLATFFIYGGIINLGSLLMWSSKPTMQALIATYIAGFPFDLGHAAATVIFLALIADTMIEKIDRIKKKYGLVEPN, encoded by the coding sequence ATGTTGTCAACAAGTCACTCAGCAAAGTTAAACAAGCGAACAATTGTCGCTTCATTTCTTATTCTGATTGTAATTCCATTAACTATTGCTGCAGGGATATACCTCCTGAATGATAGGAAATATTATTTAATCAGTCTTTTAATTATTACCTATTCAATGCTTCCATTTGCTATGGTATTTGAAAATAGAAAGCCGCAGGCACGGGAGCTAATTGTTATTGCGGTTCTTTGTGCTATTGCAGTAGCTGGCCGAGCAGCATTTTTTATGATTCCTCAATTTAAGCCAGTAGTTGCAGTCGTTATTATAGCTGGTGTGACTTTAGGTGCAGAGAGCGGGTTTTTAGTCGGTGTAATGACAGGTTTTGTGTCAAATTTCTTTTTTGGACAAGGACCTTGGACGCCTTGGCAAATGTTTTGTTTTGGTATAATCGGTTTTTTAGCAGGTGTGTTGTTTAAGAAAGGAGTTTTATCTAAAAAGAAAGTCGCACTCTGCCTGTTTGGGGGCTTAGCTACCTTCTTTATTTATGGAGGGATTATTAATCTGGGTTCTTTACTAATGTGGTCGTCAAAACCAACTATGCAAGCTCTAATAGCCACGTATATTGCTGGTTTTCCATTTGATTTGGGTCATGCCGCCGCCACTGTCATATTTTTAGCGCTCATCGCTGACACTATGATTGAAAAGATAGACCGAATTAAGAAGAAGTATGGTTTAGTAGAACCCAATTAA
- a CDS encoding DegV family protein, whose translation MIKIMADSTCDLSDEVLERYDISLAPLTIDIGGKIYRDRIDIQPDEFYGMLEALPEFPTTGMPSPAEYLKIMKEAVESGYKEVLCICMSSGTSGAYQSAVLAKDYFLEEQPGSHVKIHVVDSKCMSHGSGWLVLKSAMMREKGASFEELVSFNESFKKKVKHFLSVDDLNHLIKSGRLSNTSAIIGKILMIKPIMSMKDGRGVIVGKERGLKRVLKHYVQEFIKRNDATVTDFIIIGYTSDKTIAENLKALLQKDTDFSGEIHIMQMGVSVGTHVGLGAISMFFVEK comes from the coding sequence ATGATAAAAATTATGGCTGATTCAACATGTGATTTATCTGATGAAGTACTGGAAAGGTACGATATCAGCTTAGCGCCATTAACTATAGATATAGGCGGAAAAATATATAGAGACAGAATAGATATTCAGCCAGATGAGTTTTATGGAATGTTGGAAGCGCTCCCTGAATTTCCGACTACGGGGATGCCGAGTCCCGCGGAGTATTTGAAGATTATGAAGGAGGCCGTCGAGAGCGGCTATAAAGAAGTGTTATGTATATGCATGTCGAGCGGTACAAGCGGTGCGTATCAGTCAGCTGTGTTGGCTAAGGATTACTTCTTGGAGGAGCAGCCAGGCTCACATGTGAAAATACATGTAGTAGATTCAAAGTGTATGAGCCATGGAAGTGGCTGGCTGGTTCTGAAAAGCGCCATGATGAGAGAAAAGGGAGCTTCGTTTGAGGAGCTCGTAAGCTTTAATGAAAGCTTTAAGAAAAAAGTGAAGCATTTCCTATCTGTGGATGACCTCAATCATTTGATTAAAAGCGGCAGACTAAGCAATACTAGTGCGATTATAGGAAAAATTTTAATGATTAAACCGATTATGAGCATGAAGGATGGAAGAGGAGTGATAGTCGGAAAGGAAAGAGGACTGAAAAGAGTGCTCAAGCACTATGTCCAAGAGTTTATCAAACGAAATGATGCAACTGTCACAGATTTTATCATCATCGGTTATACATCCGATAAGACGATTGCCGAAAACCTAAAAGCGCTTCTGCAAAAGGATACAGATTTCTCAGGAGAGATCCATATCATGCAGATGGGTGTGTCTGTGGGCACTCATGTTGGCTTAGGTGCGATATCTATGTTTTTTGTGGAGAAGTAA
- a CDS encoding aldo/keto reductase yields MKKTLLDKANLQVTQIGLGTNAVGGHNLFTDLDEKQGRNLVKEALHLGITFIDTADVYGFGRSEELVGEVIKPHRSEITLATKGAVEKLDDNTTRINNKPEYLRSAVENSLKRLQTDYIDLYYLHYPDNKTPLVEAIGELARLKEEGKIGAIGISNVTLNQLKEANQHNHIDVIQSPYNMLDRSAEKDLLPYSREHNISFIPYGPLAFGILGGKYNSSLHLKDGDWRKGEPLFQPETFLNNLNKVEELKVIANEKGTSLSNLALAWLLSQKGVDTVIPGGKRADQVKENIKADSLTLLPEDLVAVEKILAK; encoded by the coding sequence ATGAAAAAGACTCTTTTAGATAAAGCTAATTTGCAAGTAACACAAATAGGTTTAGGAACCAACGCAGTAGGTGGTCATAATTTATTTACAGATTTAGATGAGAAACAAGGAAGAAACTTAGTGAAAGAAGCGCTCCATTTAGGCATCACTTTTATTGATACGGCTGACGTATACGGGTTTGGACGATCTGAAGAATTAGTAGGTGAGGTTATTAAACCTCATCGTTCTGAAATTACACTTGCTACTAAAGGAGCTGTTGAAAAGTTAGATGATAATACTACACGTATTAACAATAAACCAGAGTATCTACGCTCGGCTGTTGAAAACAGTTTAAAGAGACTCCAAACGGACTACATTGATTTATATTACTTACATTACCCAGATAACAAAACACCATTAGTTGAAGCAATAGGTGAATTAGCTCGTTTAAAAGAAGAAGGCAAAATCGGTGCTATCGGTATTTCCAATGTTACTCTAAACCAGTTGAAAGAAGCTAATCAACATAATCATATTGATGTTATTCAATCACCTTATAACATGTTAGACCGTTCAGCAGAAAAAGACCTATTACCTTATAGTAGAGAGCATAATATCTCGTTTATCCCTTATGGACCATTGGCATTTGGCATTTTAGGTGGAAAATACAACAGTTCATTGCACTTAAAAGATGGGGATTGGAGAAAAGGAGAGCCCTTATTTCAACCAGAAACATTTTTAAACAATTTAAATAAGGTTGAAGAATTAAAAGTAATTGCGAATGAGAAAGGAACTAGTTTATCAAATCTGGCCTTAGCATGGTTACTTTCACAAAAAGGTGTTGATACAGTGATACCTGGTGGTAAACGAGCTGATCAAGTAAAAGAAAATATAAAAGCAGATTCTTTAACCTTATTACCAGAGGATTTGGTTGCTGTTGAAAAAATACTAGCTAAATAA
- a CDS encoding helix-turn-helix transcriptional regulator — protein MRIPNHPPIENLQLSKVLHALSDPNRLRIVRSIATKGEEVCTYYSYEFNIAKSTVSHHIKTLRESGIIKVRVEGSQHFYSIRTEDLNKKFPGLMEMVLATDPESY, from the coding sequence ATGAGAATACCCAACCATCCACCAATTGAAAATTTACAGTTATCTAAAGTTCTTCACGCTTTAAGTGATCCAAATAGATTAAGGATTGTAAGGAGTATAGCAACCAAAGGTGAAGAAGTGTGTACGTATTATTCTTATGAATTTAACATTGCAAAATCTACTGTTTCTCACCATATAAAAACATTAAGAGAATCTGGTATCATCAAGGTACGTGTGGAAGGTTCTCAACATTTTTACTCTATCAGAACGGAGGATTTGAACAAAAAGTTTCCAGGATTAATGGAAATGGTTCTTGCTACGGATCCTGAATCTTATTGA